The Propionispora vibrioides genomic sequence TGATTGAGTAGCGCATAGCCGCCAAGCCGCCTTCATACATCAGGTCAACAATCAGCTTCAGTTCATGGAGACACTCAAAATAGGCAATTTCCGGCTGATAACCGGCTTCCACCAGCGTTTCAAAACCAGCCTTCACCAATTCGCTGGCGCCGCCGCACAGTACGGCCTGTTCACCAAACAGGTCGGTTTCGGTTTCTTCCTTAAACGTGGTAACCAGAACACCGGCGCGGGTACCGCCAATACCACGGGCATAGGCCAACGCGGTTTCCTGGGCATTACCGGTATAATCCTGATGCACAGCCATCAGACAGGGCACGCCTTTGCCTTCCTGATATACGCGGCGTACTAAATGGCCGGGGCCTTTCGGTGCTACCATAAACACGTCCACATTAGCGGGAGGCACGATTTGGTTGAAATGAATGTTAAAGCCATGGGCAAATACCAGAGCCGAACCTTCCTTCAGGTTGGGGGCGATTTCGGTGCGGTATACCTGAGCCTGCCGTTCATCGGGAATCAGAATCATAGTGATATCGGCGGAAGCCACGGCTTCGGCAACCGGCGCCACTTTCAGTCCCTCCTGTTCGGCCTTGGTCCAGGATTTGCTGCCTTTATATAGACCAATGACCACATTGACGCCGCTGTCTTTCAGGTTAAGCGCATGGGCATGGCCCTGACTGCCGTAACCGATAACCGCTACCGTCTTATGTTGAATCATTTCCCAGTTTGCATCTTGATCATAGTACATTTTCGTCATGAGTATATCTCTCCTCGTATTGATATATTGTATTTTCACCCCGTGCCAAACCGATAAGACCGGTACGGATCATTTCCAACAATCCGTATGGCACAAGAAGATCCGCCAGTGCATTGATTTTATCCTCATCGCCGGTAATCTCCAGGGTCAGGGTCGTTTCCTGCACATCCACCACATTAGCCCGGAATACCTCGGCAAGCTTCAGTACCTCGGTACGCTTGTCGCCGGCCCGGACCTTTAATAAGGCCATTCCCCTGGTGACAGAAGAAGTCTGTGACAGACTTTGCACAGCCACCACTTCCACCAGCTTTTCCAGTTGCTTGGTCACCTGGTCCACTACGGACTGATCGCCGCAAACGGCCGCCGTAATGCGTGAGTACTCCGGGTCCTGGGTTACACCGACCGTGAGGCTGTCAATATTGAACCCCCGCCGGGAAAACATGCCGGCAACCCTGACCAGCACGCCGGGCTGATTCTGCACCAGAATGGATAACACCTGCCTCACCGTATCCCTCCTTTTCCAATTAAAAAACCGCCCCTATTGACTTTCGTCAATAGGGGCGGCTAAACCGCGGTACCACCCTACACTGTACTCAAACGCCGGCTCTTACAAGCCAACTTCCGGTCAACGCCCGGCAGGCGCCTTTATCTAACCGCAATGCGGCCTCAATAAAGGAGTTCGTGGGTGAGCTATCTCAACAGGTTGCACCGGTTCACAGCAGCCACCGGCTCTCTGCAGCAAGCTTTGTTGATTTATCCCAGTCATCACTTTTCGCCAAACCTGCCTACCTGTTAGGCAAGTTTGTAACATTGAATACATTATCCCAGGACATGTGTCATTTGTCAATACATTTTACAAAAATTTTACTGTAGTTCATGCTCCCGCACCATTCCCGCCGAATCGCAGGCCACCGATTTTACACCGGGTATCGCCGCCAAATTAGCCAGTATACAGTTCATATTGTGTTTATCCGGCAATTGCAGCAACAGATGAAACAGCAGATGATGATTGTTTTCTTCGATCTTTATGTCACGGATGCTGACCCCATGGCAGCCAAGACAGGCCCCGATAGCACCGATCTGCTCCGGCCGGTCCTCGCTGGTGACAACTATGTTGATAAACTGCTTACTGTATAGTCTTGCCTCCATGCGGGTCAAAATAACCAAAATACTGAACACCAATACGGTAGTCATCAATGCGCTGACATAAAAACCGCCTCCCGCCGCCAGTCCCACGCCGGAAACAACCCATAAACTGGCCGCCGTGGTTAATCCTTTGACGGTAAGTCCCTCTTTCATAATACTGCCGGCTCCCAGAAAACCGATGCCGCTCACTACCTGGGCCGCCAGCCGGGCCGGATCGGCATTGGTTTTTCCCTGGACCATTTCGTAAAGACTGATGGACAGGATCATAATCAGGCAGGACCCGATACTAACCAGCGTGTGTGTTCTAAGCCCGGCCGCCTTATGCTTGGCCTGCCGTTCATAGCCGATAATTCCTCCCAAGATGCCGGCCACCAGCAGCCGTAAGGCGATTTCACCATCTGTAATCACACCAACCCGCCTCCCCCACCGGCCATATCCCCATTGCGGCGATAGAACCGGCTATTTTGCTTTTCTGTTACTATATACCAAATACTAAGCGAAAATACAAGTTTTTATGCAGATATACAAAAACAACAGGGTATACATAAACGTCCATCGTCTACGCATCCCCTGTTGTTTTTTATTATTCTCACTTTTTCAGCAAGGTAAACTCAACCGGTCCCAGAGCAGGCACATTCCGGAAAAAACGCAAATAGTCCTGAGTGTGGCAACTGACCTGCACTTGCCGACCTGCCAGCACAAGCTTTTCCAGCAGGTCGGCAAAACCCGGCGCCACGCCGTCATTAACGGCCTGGCACTTTGTAAGATCGAGGCTGAACTGCCCGACGCCGCTGGCGGCCCGCTCCGCCATCAACCGGGACAACTCGGCAAAATCCCGCTGCATAAACTGCCGGACTACCGTGACTTTCAAGCTCTCGCCGGCCTCTTCCGAGGCAAAGGCAGCTGTATGGGGCAGGGAAATCGCCGCTAGATCCACGCCGGGCGGCAGCTTGTCCTCCGGCTCAGCCATCCGGTTGCCCAGGCGTTCGGAAACAAAATCACCGCAAGTCCGGTTTTCCAAAATATCATTGATTACACTAATCAGCCGTTCTTCTTTAAAGGGTTTAAGAATGTAGCTTTTAGCCCCGTATTGCAAGGCGTCAAACACCTTGTGCTGCTGTCCCAGCGCACTGACAATCATCACCCGCGCTGCCGGGTCCAGGGCGACAATCTGCTTTAGCGCTTCAATGCCGTCCATCCCGGGCATGGTAATATCCATAGTTACCAAATCCGGCCGATGCTGCCGGTAGGCTTCCACAGCCTGTACACCATTACCGGCTTCCGCCGCTACGGTATGCCCGTTTTTTTCTAACATGCCACCAATCGTTCTACGCATGATCAATGCGTCATCTACCACCAGTACTTGCGCCATATGCGTCCTCCCTCTCCTTGGCTAAGGATATTAAACTCAATGCAATCGGTCCCGCGTCTGTCCGTATTTGCCACAGACGAACGGCCGCAGCGGCATACTTGGCCGAAGCACCCTCCGCCCAGATGGTAACAGGAGTTCCCATACTGAGCGGCACCTGACCGCCGGGCAAAAGCTGCAGCGTATTGCCGGCAATCGTATTGCAGACTTCGGAAAATACGCTTTCCACCAGCATCTGCTGCTCTTCGGCAGCCATGCCGTCAGGCAAAAAATCGCCGGCCAGTTGCCGGGCAAAACCGGCGCTGCTGCTAAACATCACCCGACCAGGCCAGGCGCCCTGAAAGTCGATAAACGAGCTGAGCTCCTGCATGGGAATCATATTGCACTCCGCGGCCAACTCCTGTACTGCTTCCACCTGTATCCGGTATTCCTCAGACAAGTACCTGCCGGTCTGGTGCTGCAGTTGTTCGGCAAAAAACGCTACGTCAAAGCCTTCCGGCGGTTCCAACGGTTCCAATGGCAGGACAAACGTGAAGGTCGTACCTTTTTTCTCTT encodes the following:
- a CDS encoding MgtC/SapB family protein, whose protein sequence is MTDGEIALRLLVAGILGGIIGYERQAKHKAAGLRTHTLVSIGSCLIMILSISLYEMVQGKTNADPARLAAQVVSGIGFLGAGSIMKEGLTVKGLTTAASLWVVSGVGLAAGGGFYVSALMTTVLVFSILVILTRMEARLYSKQFINIVVTSEDRPEQIGAIGACLGCHGVSIRDIKIEENNHHLLFHLLLQLPDKHNMNCILANLAAIPGVKSVACDSAGMVREHELQ
- a CDS encoding response regulator, whose amino-acid sequence is MAQVLVVDDALIMRRTIGGMLEKNGHTVAAEAGNGVQAVEAYRQHRPDLVTMDITMPGMDGIEALKQIVALDPAARVMIVSALGQQHKVFDALQYGAKSYILKPFKEERLISVINDILENRTCGDFVSERLGNRMAEPEDKLPPGVDLAAISLPHTAAFASEEAGESLKVTVVRQFMQRDFAELSRLMAERAASGVGQFSLDLTKCQAVNDGVAPGFADLLEKLVLAGRQVQVSCHTQDYLRFFRNVPALGPVEFTLLKK
- the ilvN gene encoding acetolactate synthase small subunit, translated to MRQVLSILVQNQPGVLVRVAGMFSRRGFNIDSLTVGVTQDPEYSRITAAVCGDQSVVDQVTKQLEKLVEVVAVQSLSQTSSVTRGMALLKVRAGDKRTEVLKLAEVFRANVVDVQETTLTLEITGDEDKINALADLLVPYGLLEMIRTGLIGLARGENTIYQYEERYTHDENVL
- the ilvC gene encoding ketol-acid reductoisomerase; translated protein: MTKMYYDQDANWEMIQHKTVAVIGYGSQGHAHALNLKDSGVNVVIGLYKGSKSWTKAEQEGLKVAPVAEAVASADITMILIPDERQAQVYRTEIAPNLKEGSALVFAHGFNIHFNQIVPPANVDVFMVAPKGPGHLVRRVYQEGKGVPCLMAVHQDYTGNAQETALAYARGIGGTRAGVLVTTFKEETETDLFGEQAVLCGGASELVKAGFETLVEAGYQPEIAYFECLHELKLIVDLMYEGGLAAMRYSISDTAEYGDYMIGKRIVTQETRAEMKKVLSEIQTGVFAKNWILENQANRPEFSATRRKEAEQQIEVVGKKLRSMMSWLKK